The genomic DNA CGCTGTCAGCATGCAAATCCAGTGATCCACCCTGACTCCGCTCAGAATCGCCAGACTCTTCATCAAACAGAGTGACGTCAAAGCCATTTCTCTGAAGTATGACTGCCGCAGTGAGGCCTGCAGGGCCTCCGCCAACGATGGCAATAGTGAGTCTGTCCGACATGGTTTTTCTCTCAGGCGTTAAAGCGTATACTCTATAACCACAAAGTTGACATATCAACCTCGGAGTCGAGTAAATAATGCATACCACGGAAATTTCAGACGAAGAGTGGCTGGCATGGCGTGGATACCGCCGGCTGGCCGCACTTATCACGGGGCGGATCGCCAGGGATATCAGTGAAGCCACCGGACTGTCCGATCAGGATTTCATGATCCTGATGGAGCTGAGCAAGAGTCCGCATGCAGAACTGCTTCAGCGTGAACTGCAGGAATATATCGAATGGGATAAGTCGCGGCTTTCACATCAGCTTTCACGTATGTCATCACGGGGGCTTGTGCAGCGAAACCGCAAAAGTTCGTCAGGTATTTCGGTAGGCATTACTGACGCAGGTCGCCTGCTCCTCGACAAAGCCCGACCGGTGCATGCTGCAAGCGTGCGACGACATTTTCTCGACTTACTCACGCCGGATGACCTCCCTGAACTGATCGCTATCAACGAGCGATTGCGACAGTCAGGGGGGAATTTTAAAGCGTGATGCGGTGAGCTTTATCTTCTGCAAACCCGCTTTCTGAACGGCTCGTGGTACTGACGGAAACTCAGTACCTCGCCCGGCTACTACTCAGTCGCGGAAAAAACACCGGCGGCGGCAGGACTTCCGGAACAACCGCCTCAGCTTTCAGCATGCGCAAAAATGACTCCGCCCAGTGATGGCTGTTGTGCATATGCAGGCCTTTCATCAGACGGGCATGCAGACACCGCCGTTCGTGTAACGGCATCTGCAGGGCGCGATGCACCGCACTGGCCATAGCGTCAGGATCGTAAGGATTCACGATGATGGCACCCTCCATCTGCTCGGCGGCACCGGCGAACTGCGAGAGGATAAGCACGCCGGGATTTTTCGGATCCTGCAGGGCGACATACATTTTCGCCATCAGGCTCATGCCCGCCATTAACGGCGTCACCAGCGCAACACGCGACGCACGGTAGATACCCGCCTGCTCCTCCCGGCTGTAGGCGTGCGTCAGATAGTTCACCGGATACCAGTTCATTGTGCCATGCACGCCATTCAGCTCACCACAGAGTGCTTCCAGTTCATGGCCGAGTTCAGACGCATCGTGTGCGTGCCCGGCGGCCGGCGGCGCAAGCTGCAACAGCGTGATATTTTTCTGGTAGCAATCATGTCTGCGCAGCAGTACTTCCAGGGTGCTGATGCGGTAAGGCAGACCTGAACTCTCATCAAGATGGCCACCGCTGAGTACGGTATTTTCTGGCAGACTGTCGCGGCACTGCATCTCCATATATGCACAGCTGTTGCTCTCGCGCAGGCACTGCACATCGTCAAGATCAATCCCGACCGGAAACACACCCACCCGGATAACCCGTCCATGAATGCGGAAGCTCTGGGCGTCCAGATGCTCCAGACGGAATTCGCTCTCCAGCCAGACAAGGAAGTTGTTCATATCCTGCACGGTCTGGAAGCCAATCAGGTCACAACACAGTAATGAGTCAGTGAACCAGCGCCATTCGGGAATGGTTTCAAACATTCTGCCAGCCGGGAATGGCTGATGCAGAAAAATACCTACTGAGTTGGTCAGCCCTTCTTCACGAATATAAGAAGCACAGCCAAGCAGGTGATAGTCCTGAATCCAGATAGTATCGTCAGGCGTCGCATTTTCGCAGATGGCGCGCGCATAGGCCTTATTGATGTTTTTATATTCCTGATAGCCACTGGTGGAAAAACGGGCCATGTCAGGACGCTGATGAAAAACAGGCCAGAGCCCTTTGTGAATATAGTTGTGGTAACCCTCATTCAGTTCGCCTGGCGTATACGGGAAGGTCACGGTTTCATACTGGCCTGCCTGCTGCACGGCGTAAGGTCTTGACGCATCCTGAGGTATCACGTTGCTTTCACCATCCCAGCTAATCCACACGCCTCCCTGACGGGAAAGGATGCCTTCATAAACGGCAGTAAGCGTCGATCGTTGACATTGATTATGAGAAACAAGGATAAGGCCTGACATGGTGTGTTCCTTAAGAGCCCGCTGCGGAGAGGCAACATTGCCAGGCAGCGAGCCGCTATTCATCGGAGGTCGGATAATAAACTGGAGAAAACCGCTCATAAGCGTGCACCCGGGCTTAATGCCTGCTCGCGCTTTTGGCACAAACCGGGTCGTAAACCCCTTCGTGCAACGTCGTCACGTAGACGCCAGGCAGTGCGGGAAAAGCCATAAATCCGTTGCGTTCGAAGAAATCCGGCACGGGCTCACCCATCGCAATGATGCTCCGGCAGCCCCTGGCACCAGGGTGAGACAGACAACAGTGCAGCAGCCATGAGCCGAGGCCGATAAAACGATATTCTGGCGAGATGAACAGATTCCGGATTACCCAGGTCTCTGCCATATCGGTCACGACGCGGGCAAAACCGATTTGCCGGCCATTACGGTAAAGTCCAAAACAGAGACTATTGTTCAGCGCCAGAGTCAGAGAGCGGGTATCCGGTATAGATTCGCTCAGCCACTGGGAAATCAGCCGATAGTTGAGCAGTGCCGGATCGGTGCTGGCCTCAATGGCATCTCTGAACCATTTGCGGGGCGAAATAAGGCGAAGGCGTTGCTGCTCAGCAAGATCAGCTACTGCAGCATCGCTGCATCCCGGTATGGAATGGGGCTTGTTAATGCATTTCATCCACGGCTTCCCTGAAGATAGGTGCATCAGCACCCGATGCCCTCAATTAAACCGATCGGCCTGTAAAAAAGGCGTAAAAAGAGGCAGATGTAATGTAAAAACGCTGCAAAGCATCCGCCCCTGTAGCATTACCAAGCGGGGATGACGCGAAAAGTCAGCGAGTTGAATACCGGAAATGCACGCGGTGATAAGTGAAGAGGAGTGACGGGCCCAGGTGCACCTGCCCCCGGAGTGGGTTTGAAAGATGCGTGGCCGGGCCGTTGTAGTGCAGCAAATGAGAACGTAAAAATCTCTTCTTTAATTCAGCGTTGAGCAATCATTGTCTGGGATGATACGCCGTTGAAAAATTTAACCTCCCCGACTTTCTTGAATCCCTTTTTCTCATAAAAAGGGACGGCAAAGAGTGAGGACCGTACACTGATTTCTGAACGCAGCGCGGGCGTCACCCGTTGCCAGAGCGCCCGCGCTACACCTTTACGCTGAAATTT from Pantoea sp. Lij88 includes the following:
- a CDS encoding GNAT family N-acetyltransferase; its protein translation is MKCINKPHSIPGCSDAAVADLAEQQRLRLISPRKWFRDAIEASTDPALLNYRLISQWLSESIPDTRSLTLALNNSLCFGLYRNGRQIGFARVVTDMAETWVIRNLFISPEYRFIGLGSWLLHCCLSHPGARGCRSIIAMGEPVPDFFERNGFMAFPALPGVYVTTLHEGVYDPVCAKSASRH
- a CDS encoding MarR family winged helix-turn-helix transcriptional regulator, whose protein sequence is MHTTEISDEEWLAWRGYRRLAALITGRIARDISEATGLSDQDFMILMELSKSPHAELLQRELQEYIEWDKSRLSHQLSRMSSRGLVQRNRKSSSGISVGITDAGRLLLDKARPVHAASVRRHFLDLLTPDDLPELIAINERLRQSGGNFKA
- a CDS encoding trehalose-6-phosphate synthase produces the protein MSGLILVSHNQCQRSTLTAVYEGILSRQGGVWISWDGESNVIPQDASRPYAVQQAGQYETVTFPYTPGELNEGYHNYIHKGLWPVFHQRPDMARFSTSGYQEYKNINKAYARAICENATPDDTIWIQDYHLLGCASYIREEGLTNSVGIFLHQPFPAGRMFETIPEWRWFTDSLLCCDLIGFQTVQDMNNFLVWLESEFRLEHLDAQSFRIHGRVIRVGVFPVGIDLDDVQCLRESNSCAYMEMQCRDSLPENTVLSGGHLDESSGLPYRISTLEVLLRRHDCYQKNITLLQLAPPAAGHAHDASELGHELEALCGELNGVHGTMNWYPVNYLTHAYSREEQAGIYRASRVALVTPLMAGMSLMAKMYVALQDPKNPGVLILSQFAGAAEQMEGAIIVNPYDPDAMASAVHRALQMPLHERRCLHARLMKGLHMHNSHHWAESFLRMLKAEAVVPEVLPPPVFFPRLSSSRARY